One stretch of Bacteroidales bacterium DNA includes these proteins:
- a CDS encoding class I mannose-6-phosphate isomerase has protein sequence MAELYPIKFETVLKEKVWGGNALASRYNKKPAKPANVGESWEISAVSGEQSVISNGFLAGNNLEEIIEVYMGDITGDAVYEKFGNEFPLLIKFIEAREDLSIQVHPGNKLARERHKAYGKTEMWYILESEKGSKIYTGFREGVTKENYQSAVNDGTMADLLNVEHPEPGDTFFIPAGRIHAIGAGTVLVEVQQTSDITYRIFDWNRKSTGKEKRELHTDLALDAIDFNANGKSKIRKTPVLNESENLVSCEFFNTNLIRFSKTLTKEYYSIDSFVVYICTEGEFIIRWDGETETMVKGETVLLPAMIKEVVLEPIGEAEILEIYIM, from the coding sequence TGCCCTTGCCTCCCGCTATAACAAGAAACCTGCAAAACCCGCAAATGTTGGTGAAAGCTGGGAAATATCAGCTGTTTCCGGTGAACAGTCTGTAATCAGCAATGGATTTCTGGCAGGAAACAATCTTGAGGAAATAATTGAGGTTTATATGGGCGATATAACCGGTGATGCGGTTTATGAAAAGTTCGGTAATGAGTTCCCCCTGCTTATCAAGTTCATAGAAGCACGCGAAGATTTGTCTATCCAGGTCCATCCGGGTAATAAACTTGCCAGGGAAAGGCACAAGGCATATGGAAAAACTGAGATGTGGTATATACTTGAAAGTGAAAAAGGATCAAAGATTTATACAGGATTCCGTGAAGGTGTAACAAAAGAGAACTACCAGTCTGCAGTAAATGACGGAACAATGGCAGATCTGCTAAATGTTGAACACCCTGAACCCGGAGATACCTTCTTTATTCCGGCAGGGAGAATCCATGCAATAGGTGCAGGAACAGTACTTGTTGAAGTTCAGCAGACTTCAGATATTACGTACAGGATATTTGACTGGAACCGGAAGAGTACAGGTAAAGAAAAAAGAGAACTCCATACAGATCTGGCACTTGATGCCATTGACTTCAATGCAAATGGCAAAAGTAAAATCAGGAAAACACCGGTATTAAATGAATCTGAAAATCTGGTCAGCTGTGAATTTTTTAACACTAATCTGATAAGGTTCAGCAAAACGTTAACCAAAGAATATTACTCTATTGATTCATTTGTTGTGTACATTTGCACCGAAGGGGAGTTCATTATCCGGTGGGACGGAGAGACAGAAACCATGGTGAAAGGTGAGACGGTACTGCTTCCTGCAATGATAAAAGAGGTTGTTCTTGAGCCCATCGGGGAAGCGGAGATACTGGAAATATATATTATGTAG